In one window of Prevotella sp. E13-17 DNA:
- a CDS encoding SusE domain-containing protein yields MKKIFSFASIVCMFAMLASCNEDPTYYQVPDVSGSMQMNLTCSQENVKLDKSQSEATAVTFSWDAVKSPLSANDSVAYFLRFYDPASKTDHISDTIPMGNATTKSFTHNELNNIVSRWIHPDVPIEVTAQLLCYVFNKQKFVKPVQSETKFWVTCYEKFPTYLYLRITDNATGNTKTERLEQVETGSGIYQYDAPMTPSTFVFGTSATDEYPVYAHDSGEKLKYVPSGEYEPFSTTATGDRTMIIDLNDGYADCRVVEMIKLPRPGHIWIVGDGCSVGWNPNNSAGLFDMVGGLREPWIYAWTGEFHSAKDGSEGMFKIGLESDYNGQFFFAPSNGANPMTEIGIDGPRTQGGSDNKWQVPAEGEGVHTLKLILLADDLHLEFE; encoded by the coding sequence ATGAAAAAGATATTTAGTTTTGCAAGTATCGTTTGCATGTTTGCCATGCTGGCCTCATGTAATGAAGATCCCACCTATTATCAGGTGCCCGACGTGTCTGGCAGCATGCAGATGAACCTCACATGCTCTCAGGAGAACGTTAAACTCGACAAGTCTCAGAGCGAGGCTACGGCTGTCACCTTCAGCTGGGATGCAGTCAAGAGCCCCCTGTCTGCCAACGACTCTGTGGCCTACTTCCTGCGCTTCTACGATCCCGCTTCTAAGACCGATCATATCTCAGACACTATTCCTATGGGCAACGCCACGACCAAGAGTTTCACTCATAATGAACTGAACAACATCGTGTCGCGCTGGATCCATCCTGATGTGCCCATCGAGGTGACCGCTCAGTTGCTGTGCTATGTGTTCAACAAGCAGAAGTTTGTCAAGCCCGTTCAGTCTGAGACCAAGTTCTGGGTGACTTGCTATGAGAAGTTCCCCACCTACCTCTACCTCCGCATCACCGACAATGCCACGGGCAATACTAAGACCGAGCGTCTGGAGCAGGTGGAGACTGGTTCGGGCATCTATCAGTATGACGCACCCATGACACCTTCAACCTTCGTATTCGGCACCAGTGCCACAGACGAGTATCCCGTCTATGCCCACGACAGTGGTGAGAAGCTGAAGTATGTGCCCTCTGGTGAGTATGAGCCATTCTCTACCACTGCCACTGGCGATCGCACCATGATCATCGACCTGAACGACGGCTATGCCGACTGTCGCGTCGTCGAGATGATCAAGCTGCCCCGTCCCGGACACATCTGGATTGTGGGCGACGGTTGCTCAGTGGGCTGGAACCCCAACAACTCTGCTGGTCTCTTCGATATGGTTGGCGGTCTGCGCGAGCCTTGGATCTATGCCTGGACGGGCGAGTTCCACTCTGCCAAGGACGGCTCTGAGGGCATGTTCAAGATTGGTCTGGAGAGCGACTACAATGGTCAGTTCTTCTTCGCACCTTCTAATGGTGCCAACCCCATGACCGAGATTGGCATCGACGGTCCCCGCACGCAGGGCGGCTCTGACAATAAGTGGCAGGTACCTGCCGAGGGCGAGGGCGTCCACACCCTGAAGCTCATCCTGCTGGCCGACGACCTGCACCTCGAGTTTGAATAG
- a CDS encoding insulinase family protein, whose amino-acid sequence MMKTKLSLFSVVFCFAIQVLAQSENVRYEDFLVTDSSNIYQGILDNGFRYYICNNNRPGNELEMRLIQKSGTDDDVEAPGISLLLKRMLSSENLSVGTDGMLKNRLEGLKLERKTKFRGLTPGVPAYHSEIDNRCTEFCLFQLKKEKAYVASCMDLLSAIGGAAHFSESELEHQKELLVNEITNGTYDLSKAESDGMIAMFVEGTTLEEKTTRQIESIRRITLQQLEAYYQKWYIPQNQCLYVFGKAPANVVDMIKQKFGNRPSAPAHESSLKTLSDKKLLFVKSDNPECVVKFFFVQPCEVRLGLKTLDDLRQFTTRHRFCEILKLSFMGTAMPFVEENNKYLERPVFGLTCRKGLDPYASKNQFADFIDDLAKKLDNLIHDGIQINIDSLPVEKRKEQQQKVMADLPKYVVLDTHSMIKSNFVYSSPLLRLEPAYNYFFNEVSAQEMKDYGKAIFKDYDLRIVCSTPYGYPDADIKAKLESVLLRFENR is encoded by the coding sequence ATGATGAAAACAAAACTGTCTCTTTTCTCGGTCGTTTTTTGTTTCGCCATTCAAGTGTTGGCCCAGTCCGAGAATGTCAGATATGAGGATTTTCTGGTGACCGACTCGTCTAATATCTACCAGGGTATCCTGGACAATGGCTTTCGCTATTATATTTGCAATAATAACAGGCCTGGCAATGAGCTGGAGATGAGGCTCATTCAGAAATCGGGAACCGACGATGATGTGGAAGCGCCAGGCATCTCGCTCTTGCTGAAAAGAATGCTTTCCTCAGAAAATCTCTCTGTAGGAACAGACGGCATGCTGAAAAACAGACTTGAAGGTCTGAAGTTGGAACGGAAAACCAAATTCAGAGGGCTGACTCCCGGCGTTCCTGCCTACCATTCAGAAATCGATAACAGATGTACGGAGTTTTGCTTGTTTCAGTTGAAAAAAGAAAAGGCCTATGTGGCATCGTGTATGGATTTGTTGTCAGCCATCGGTGGTGCAGCCCATTTCTCTGAGTCGGAACTGGAACACCAGAAAGAACTGCTTGTGAATGAGATTACTAATGGTACATACGATCTTTCTAAAGCCGAGTCAGACGGTATGATAGCCATGTTTGTTGAAGGAACAACTCTGGAAGAAAAGACTACCAGACAAATAGAGAGTATTCGTCGTATCACCCTTCAGCAGCTGGAGGCGTACTACCAGAAATGGTATATCCCGCAGAATCAGTGCCTCTATGTGTTTGGAAAAGCACCTGCCAATGTCGTTGATATGATAAAGCAGAAATTCGGAAATCGTCCAAGCGCACCAGCTCATGAGAGCAGCCTGAAAACATTAAGCGACAAGAAACTGCTATTTGTGAAGTCAGATAATCCGGAATGTGTCGTCAAGTTCTTCTTCGTGCAACCGTGCGAGGTTCGGTTGGGATTAAAAACCCTGGATGATCTCAGACAGTTCACAACACGCCATCGCTTTTGCGAAATTCTGAAATTATCTTTCATGGGAACAGCCATGCCTTTCGTGGAGGAAAACAACAAGTATCTTGAAAGGCCTGTGTTTGGACTGACTTGTAGGAAGGGCTTAGACCCTTATGCCAGCAAAAACCAATTCGCAGACTTTATCGATGACTTAGCGAAAAAGCTGGATAACCTCATTCATGATGGAATACAGATTAACATAGACTCTTTGCCGGTAGAAAAGCGGAAGGAACAACAACAGAAGGTGATGGCAGATCTTCCTAAATATGTAGTGTTGGATACTCATTCCATGATTAAGAGCAACTTTGTTTATTCCTCGCCACTTCTCAGGCTAGAACCAGCGTATAATTATTTCTTCAATGAAGTCAGTGCTCAGGAAATGAAGGACTATGGTAAGGCCATTTTCAAAGATTATGACTTGCGTATAGTGTGCTCCACACCCTATGGATATCCCGATGCCGACATCAAGGCGAAACTTGAATCCGTTTTGCTTCGTTTCGAAAATAGGTAA
- a CDS encoding family 43 glycosylhydrolase: MKRLFVALSLVCCQLSFSMAQDYYYNPVINRSLPDPSVIKASDGYFYLYATEDTHNVPIYRSKNLVNWRYVATAFTDATRPMDYCPNGGIWAPDINYINGQYVLYYSKSEWGKTWENGIGVAVSSRPDGGFHSAHKLFLSSEIGIENCIDPFFIEDDGHNYLFWGSFHDIYGVELTEDGLAIKEGCTPKKIAGGLIEATMIVKHDGYFYLIGSAGSCCEGANSTYRLVMTRATDIFGPYLDRNGRTAVGDNFTLLLQKSPEVYGPGHCSEFVEDDAGQTWVLYHGFPSDNVNLGRVTYLDRIVWKKDGWPSIARSMPSTEAEVPLFGDAVGIDSVSASADDEFLFLPTEAPGMYRIESPDSEPYTWRLVNANGVQKLRGTGTGTIIVDASQMPSGMYVIEVQTKHGHQSKKIVKG, translated from the coding sequence ATGAAAAGATTATTTGTTGCATTATCACTTGTCTGCTGCCAGCTGTCATTCAGCATGGCGCAAGATTACTATTACAACCCCGTCATCAATCGCAGTCTGCCCGATCCCAGCGTCATCAAGGCCTCCGATGGCTACTTCTACTTGTATGCCACCGAGGACACCCACAACGTGCCCATCTATCGCTCTAAGAACCTGGTGAACTGGCGCTATGTCGCCACGGCCTTCACCGATGCCACACGTCCCATGGACTATTGTCCTAACGGAGGCATCTGGGCGCCCGACATCAACTACATCAATGGTCAGTATGTGCTCTACTACTCCAAGTCGGAGTGGGGCAAGACCTGGGAGAATGGCATTGGTGTGGCTGTCAGCAGTCGCCCCGACGGCGGTTTCCACAGTGCCCACAAGCTATTCCTCTCCAGCGAGATTGGCATCGAAAACTGCATAGACCCCTTCTTCATCGAGGACGACGGCCACAACTATCTGTTCTGGGGCTCGTTCCACGACATCTATGGCGTAGAGCTCACCGAAGACGGACTGGCCATCAAGGAGGGCTGCACACCCAAGAAGATTGCCGGCGGACTGATCGAGGCCACCATGATTGTCAAGCACGATGGCTACTTCTACCTCATCGGCTCGGCTGGCTCATGTTGCGAGGGTGCTAACAGCACCTACCGCTTGGTGATGACGCGTGCAACAGATATCTTCGGACCCTATCTCGACCGTAACGGACGCACAGCTGTAGGCGACAATTTCACACTTCTGCTCCAAAAGAGTCCTGAGGTCTATGGCCCTGGCCACTGCTCTGAGTTTGTCGAAGACGATGCCGGTCAGACCTGGGTGCTCTATCATGGTTTCCCGTCAGATAATGTCAACCTGGGTCGCGTCACCTATCTCGACCGCATTGTCTGGAAGAAAGACGGTTGGCCATCTATTGCGCGCAGCATGCCTTCTACCGAGGCCGAGGTGCCTCTCTTTGGTGATGCTGTCGGCATCGACAGTGTCTCTGCTTCGGCCGACGATGAGTTCCTCTTCCTGCCCACCGAGGCTCCTGGCATGTACCGCATTGAGAGCCCCGACAGCGAGCCCTACACGTGGCGACTGGTCAATGCCAACGGTGTGCAGAAGCTCAGAGGCACCGGCACTGGCACCATCATCGTTGATGCCTCGCAGATGCCTTCCGGCATGTATGTCATTGAAGTTCAGACCAAGCATGGTCATCAATCTAAAAAGATCGTCAAAGGATAA
- a CDS encoding insulinase family protein — MGSLQMSLIQKTGFLQDGETVECSHFVEHMMLTANRVMATGDTLRSYLNKLGMDYGMNFNAYTSRTFTKYDLVSSRTDEAYVDSCLEILSDIAGGASICAMDLEEQRERMYNEVYNRYFNVFARQADASEAVFLYGRTPDEWHQMRLDGTKRMTQSQLENFYNTWYQPQHQCLVLTGDVTDGVEDMIKRKFGSRPSMPTPAVAVGDFSKQNLMIERHGKAEFRIKLTFTQPLLTQSEKETPKFFKDYFALKKSCSALHDRMVKSANDDLALVVGYQLEDRFALLMQYIYSINGEDADGGLMALADSVANFLDDIRNNGVQIKMPKDMLNKKEFALQRAQALKKLQEGDGKDNTIDPVTPISECAIYSLPLYKQEDTDAYWSYELSGKDVSDYCKQFIKKSGLKIECILPYGYPEREISEKLNALLRQYNN, encoded by the coding sequence ATGGGAAGCCTGCAAATGTCTTTGATACAGAAAACCGGATTCTTGCAAGATGGAGAAACGGTAGAGTGCTCGCATTTCGTGGAGCACATGATGCTGACCGCTAACCGAGTGATGGCAACAGGAGATACGTTAAGAAGCTATCTTAATAAGCTTGGTATGGACTACGGCATGAACTTCAACGCCTATACTTCTAGGACGTTTACGAAATATGACTTAGTAAGCTCAAGAACAGACGAGGCGTATGTTGATTCTTGCCTGGAGATACTCTCTGATATTGCCGGTGGCGCCAGTATCTGTGCCATGGACTTGGAAGAACAGAGAGAAAGAATGTATAATGAGGTGTACAACAGATATTTTAATGTTTTTGCCAGACAGGCAGATGCTTCTGAAGCCGTTTTCTTGTATGGACGCACTCCCGACGAATGGCACCAGATGAGGTTGGACGGCACAAAGAGGATGACACAGTCTCAGCTTGAGAACTTCTATAACACATGGTATCAGCCACAGCATCAGTGCCTCGTGCTGACAGGCGATGTCACCGATGGGGTGGAGGATATGATAAAGCGTAAATTCGGCAGTCGTCCAAGCATGCCGACCCCTGCAGTGGCGGTAGGTGACTTTAGCAAGCAGAATCTGATGATAGAAAGACACGGGAAAGCGGAATTTAGAATCAAGCTAACGTTCACTCAGCCTCTTCTGACTCAGTCAGAGAAAGAGACCCCCAAGTTTTTTAAAGACTACTTTGCGCTGAAAAAAAGTTGTTCTGCACTACATGACAGAATGGTGAAGAGTGCAAATGACGATCTGGCTTTGGTTGTTGGCTATCAATTGGAAGATCGTTTTGCTTTGCTGATGCAATATATATATAGCATCAATGGCGAGGATGCTGACGGTGGCTTGATGGCTCTCGCAGATAGCGTGGCAAACTTCCTCGATGACATTCGCAACAATGGCGTACAGATAAAAATGCCTAAGGATATGCTTAACAAGAAAGAGTTTGCGCTGCAACGTGCGCAGGCACTGAAGAAATTGCAGGAGGGCGACGGCAAGGATAATACCATTGATCCTGTAACGCCTATAAGTGAATGCGCCATTTATTCCTTGCCACTCTACAAGCAGGAAGACACCGACGCTTACTGGTCGTATGAACTCAGCGGCAAAGATGTGTCGGATTATTGCAAGCAGTTCATCAAAAAGTCTGGCTTAAAGATAGAGTGTATCCTGCCATACGGTTATCCCGAGCGTGAGATTTCAGAGAAGTTGAATGCTCTTTTGAGACAATATAATAATTAA
- a CDS encoding RagB/SusD family nutrient uptake outer membrane protein, with protein sequence MKTFKFTKYMAAGLMALSLTQLTTSCADYLDKEPDTELDTDMVFSNRDKVYGWLATVYNVIHKPDKWSLTADGYEIMSDDMVPSERWRQWDWAQVIDKITGSWTVNSPWDGDLWARMPLYVRHGLIFQQKIHAMPDHDLPQSEVDNMKNEVKFLNAYAWWLMAENYGGVPFTGNTIAATDADISTLMTGQSTFDDVVNYCDKEMLEAANALPAVYSDPAKYGRINKIMALTVRSRMLLFAASPLVNGNKKFADEYAKYKNDKGEQIFNPVYDHNKWIKAAEACKLCIDEAEKGGYALYTEQGPNGKIDPFMSTYNVHIKKWSEGNREITFPVTKGNDYRNTFLRCVSVREYGGGNGLGVYQGFVDAFFTRNGLPISDPNSGYQENTADGKPIFSTKVDDRSDITSWNFGSGNSGEPGEPGIITGKGIYAMYCNREPRFYNAVSFHGSRLCVTGGERAYDFFYDGRDNIQSSSPHDAPQNGYLARKGLCVTDNYKEGTITDRQGFIYRLAFTYLDYAEAENEAYDTDAARLESLKYLNKIRERAGVRQYTFDPVEIEDPDYIHIDNTQEAVRKVVYMERRVELCCENNRWFDIRRLMLAEDIPEMNGACYGMNAQGDNKADFFKRTKFMTRVWRPAYYWFPIYYQEADKNPKLHQPPFWDETNTSTGDDADGGDE encoded by the coding sequence ATGAAGACATTTAAATTCACAAAATATATGGCGGCCGGACTGATGGCCCTGTCGCTCACACAGCTCACCACTTCTTGTGCCGACTATCTGGACAAGGAGCCCGATACCGAGCTTGATACAGACATGGTGTTCTCCAACCGCGATAAGGTCTATGGCTGGTTGGCTACCGTCTATAACGTTATTCACAAGCCCGACAAATGGTCGCTCACAGCCGATGGCTACGAGATCATGTCTGACGATATGGTGCCCTCAGAGCGCTGGCGTCAGTGGGACTGGGCTCAGGTGATTGATAAGATCACTGGCTCATGGACCGTCAACTCTCCTTGGGATGGCGACCTTTGGGCACGTATGCCCCTCTATGTGCGCCATGGTCTGATCTTCCAGCAGAAGATTCATGCCATGCCCGACCACGACCTGCCCCAGAGCGAGGTTGACAACATGAAGAACGAGGTGAAGTTCCTCAACGCCTATGCTTGGTGGCTCATGGCCGAGAACTATGGTGGTGTGCCTTTCACAGGCAACACGATTGCTGCTACCGATGCCGACATCTCTACGCTGATGACCGGTCAGTCAACGTTCGACGACGTGGTGAACTACTGTGACAAGGAGATGCTCGAGGCTGCCAATGCCCTGCCTGCTGTCTATAGCGACCCTGCCAAGTATGGCCGCATCAACAAGATCATGGCGCTGACCGTGCGTTCACGCATGTTGCTCTTCGCTGCCAGCCCACTGGTCAACGGCAATAAGAAGTTTGCCGACGAGTATGCTAAGTATAAAAACGACAAGGGCGAGCAGATCTTCAATCCTGTCTATGACCACAACAAGTGGATCAAGGCTGCCGAGGCTTGCAAACTCTGTATCGACGAGGCCGAGAAGGGTGGCTATGCCCTCTATACCGAACAGGGCCCCAACGGCAAGATCGACCCCTTCATGTCAACCTATAACGTGCACATCAAGAAATGGTCTGAGGGCAACCGCGAGATCACGTTCCCTGTGACCAAGGGCAACGACTACCGCAACACCTTCCTCCGCTGCGTATCGGTGCGTGAGTACGGTGGCGGTAACGGTCTGGGTGTTTACCAGGGCTTCGTTGATGCGTTCTTCACCAGAAATGGTCTGCCCATCAGCGATCCTAACTCTGGCTATCAGGAAAACACGGCAGACGGCAAGCCTATCTTTTCAACAAAGGTCGACGACCGTTCGGACATCACCTCGTGGAACTTCGGTTCGGGCAATAGTGGCGAACCGGGCGAACCCGGTATCATCACGGGCAAGGGCATCTATGCCATGTACTGCAACCGTGAGCCCCGTTTCTACAATGCCGTTTCGTTCCATGGCTCACGCCTCTGCGTGACTGGCGGCGAGCGTGCCTACGACTTCTTCTATGATGGCCGCGACAACATCCAGTCTTCATCTCCCCACGATGCTCCTCAGAATGGTTACCTGGCTCGCAAGGGACTTTGCGTGACCGACAACTATAAGGAGGGTACTATCACCGACCGTCAGGGCTTCATCTATCGTCTGGCCTTCACCTATCTCGACTATGCCGAGGCTGAGAATGAGGCTTACGACACCGATGCTGCCCGCCTGGAGTCGCTGAAGTATCTGAACAAGATCCGTGAGCGTGCCGGTGTGCGTCAGTACACCTTCGATCCCGTCGAAATCGAGGATCCCGATTACATCCACATCGACAATACCCAGGAGGCTGTTCGCAAGGTTGTCTATATGGAGCGCCGCGTAGAGCTGTGCTGCGAGAACAACCGCTGGTTCGACATCCGTCGTCTGATGCTGGCCGAAGACATTCCCGAGATGAACGGTGCTTGCTACGGCATGAACGCACAGGGCGACAACAAGGCCGACTTCTTCAAGCGCACCAAGTTCATGACCCGCGTATGGCGTCCTGCTTACTATTGGTTCCCCATCTACTATCAGGAAGCCGACAAGAACCCCAAGCTGCACCAGCCTCCTTTCTGGGATGAGACTAATACTTCTACCGGTGATGACGCCGATGGTGGTGATGAATAA
- a CDS encoding SusC/RagA family TonB-linked outer membrane protein, giving the protein MLCTMTMLVAAPALQQARADVQQSANKAQVTGLVTDGEKQPLIGVTVTVVGSDVHAITDFDGMFKIMAPTKSSTMLEFSYMGFKKKQVKLNGARLLNVQMEEDVNEFSEVVVTGYSSQKKASIIGSIETIKPAELQFGTTRTLSNNLAGKLAGVIGIQRSGEPGYDDSEFWIRGMSTFHGNNAPLVLIDGVARDLNNVDVAEIESFSVLKDASAQAMYGVRGANGVIVITTKRGKIGAPQVRFHVEHAISEPTKFPEFLNAPDYMTLLNELAAQDGKPLPFTQDRIDRTRSGYDPDLYPDVNWIDVITKDHAYTTRGNVDVSGGSDFLRYSIVASYFKEGGILEQDKTLPIDNATNNQQFNLRTNIDMDVTKTTLLRVNIGGYLNRFKKQGVDTNVAFDHAFMTLPFAYPARYSDGAIPLVSNRSNPWRDVTQGGYNFRTSSKLQTLFSVEQDLKMITKGLKAKVLFSFDRWNQSERGRNTNVSTVFPATGRDIEGNLIYTQYQTGDESMPHYSKGEYGNTNIYLEADLMYNRRFGKMDVDALFLYNQQAYDSGDIQDYRKQGIAGRLSGTYDNRYVAEFNFGYNGSENFAKGHRFGFFPSFALGWLISEEPWMESMKSTFSKIKLRGSIGLAGDDNIGGRRFAYLGVVGYDENYRYSWGTTGQRTTDGIKEKEYGVTNLTWETVLKKNLGFEISALNAIDFTFDVFTENRKDIFMRRSSVPSQSGIPYESQPYANYGKMENKGIEFTLNFHKQWNKDWYTSAYGNFTFAKNKITEYDEPEAKAAHQRQTGRSMGELYGLTAERLFAYSDFELNDDGSLKLDGAGNPILLEGIPHQNAGAAAVWPGDIKYVDVNDDKVIDDKDEGFIGGTLNPRIVYGFGGVVSWKSLDLNFFFQGSGDMYRIIGGQPYFLPGGGTTTEGNAYSMYINDRWTDDNQDPYAFWPRLTYGPNKNNYRASTWWKKNMSFLRCKTIEIGYTLPKEWIEPIYGKSCRVFVSGNNLFCLSSFKLWDPEISTSNGLNYPLNRSVMFGLDITF; this is encoded by the coding sequence ATGCTCTGCACAATGACTATGTTGGTTGCAGCTCCTGCACTTCAGCAGGCTCGCGCTGATGTACAACAGAGTGCTAACAAAGCACAGGTGACCGGTTTGGTGACCGATGGTGAGAAACAGCCTCTTATCGGAGTTACCGTGACGGTTGTTGGCTCAGATGTACACGCCATCACTGATTTCGATGGTATGTTTAAAATCATGGCTCCCACCAAGAGCAGCACCATGCTGGAGTTCAGTTACATGGGCTTCAAGAAGAAGCAAGTGAAACTGAATGGTGCCAGACTGCTGAACGTACAGATGGAGGAAGACGTCAACGAGTTCAGCGAGGTGGTTGTTACTGGTTATAGCAGTCAGAAAAAGGCTTCTATCATCGGTTCTATCGAGACCATCAAGCCTGCCGAGCTGCAGTTTGGTACTACGCGTACATTATCTAATAATCTGGCTGGTAAGCTGGCAGGTGTGATTGGTATTCAGCGTTCTGGTGAGCCTGGCTACGACGATTCAGAGTTCTGGATTCGTGGTATGTCAACGTTCCACGGCAACAATGCGCCTCTGGTGCTGATCGATGGTGTGGCTCGCGACCTCAACAATGTCGATGTTGCCGAGATCGAGTCATTCTCAGTGTTGAAGGACGCATCTGCCCAGGCCATGTATGGTGTTCGTGGTGCTAATGGTGTCATCGTCATCACCACCAAGCGTGGTAAGATTGGTGCCCCTCAGGTGCGTTTCCACGTAGAGCACGCTATCAGCGAGCCTACCAAGTTCCCTGAGTTCCTGAACGCCCCCGACTACATGACCCTGTTGAACGAGCTGGCTGCTCAAGATGGCAAACCACTTCCTTTCACGCAGGACCGTATCGACCGTACACGTTCTGGCTATGACCCCGACCTCTATCCCGATGTCAACTGGATTGATGTCATCACCAAGGATCATGCCTATACCACACGTGGCAATGTGGACGTCAGCGGTGGTAGCGACTTCCTTCGTTACTCTATCGTGGCTTCTTACTTCAAGGAGGGTGGTATTCTCGAGCAAGACAAGACATTGCCTATTGACAATGCCACCAACAACCAGCAGTTCAACCTGCGCACCAATATCGATATGGACGTCACCAAGACCACTTTGCTGCGCGTCAACATCGGTGGCTACCTGAACCGATTCAAGAAGCAGGGCGTTGACACCAACGTGGCTTTCGACCATGCCTTCATGACCCTGCCGTTCGCTTATCCCGCACGCTATAGCGATGGTGCCATTCCCTTGGTTTCCAACCGTTCAAACCCCTGGCGCGATGTGACACAGGGTGGTTATAACTTCCGTACGTCCTCTAAGTTGCAGACCCTTTTCTCTGTTGAGCAGGATCTGAAGATGATCACCAAAGGCCTGAAGGCAAAGGTGCTGTTCAGCTTCGACCGCTGGAACCAGAGTGAGCGCGGCCGCAACACCAACGTGAGCACCGTGTTCCCTGCCACTGGCCGTGATATTGAGGGTAACCTCATCTACACCCAGTATCAGACGGGTGACGAGTCTATGCCTCACTATTCTAAGGGCGAGTATGGTAACACTAACATCTATCTCGAGGCCGACCTGATGTATAACCGTCGTTTCGGCAAGATGGATGTTGATGCTCTGTTCCTCTACAACCAGCAGGCCTACGACAGTGGCGACATTCAGGACTACCGTAAGCAGGGTATTGCCGGACGTCTGTCGGGCACCTACGACAACCGCTACGTGGCTGAGTTCAACTTCGGCTACAACGGTTCTGAGAACTTTGCCAAAGGTCATCGCTTCGGTTTCTTCCCCTCATTCGCACTCGGTTGGTTGATCAGCGAGGAGCCCTGGATGGAGTCGATGAAGTCAACCTTCAGCAAGATCAAGCTGCGTGGTAGCATCGGTCTGGCTGGTGACGATAACATCGGTGGCCGCCGCTTCGCATACCTCGGCGTGGTGGGCTATGATGAAAACTATCGTTACTCATGGGGTACCACCGGTCAGCGTACCACCGATGGTATCAAGGAGAAAGAGTATGGTGTGACCAACCTGACTTGGGAGACCGTGCTGAAGAAGAACCTCGGTTTCGAGATTTCTGCACTGAACGCCATCGACTTCACCTTCGATGTGTTCACCGAGAATCGTAAGGACATCTTCATGCGTCGTAGCAGCGTGCCCTCACAGAGTGGTATCCCCTACGAGAGCCAGCCTTACGCTAACTATGGTAAGATGGAGAACAAGGGTATCGAGTTCACCCTCAACTTCCACAAGCAGTGGAACAAGGACTGGTACACCTCTGCCTATGGAAACTTCACCTTTGCCAAGAACAAGATTACTGAGTACGACGAACCTGAGGCCAAGGCCGCACACCAGCGCCAGACTGGTCGCTCAATGGGCGAGCTCTATGGTCTGACAGCCGAGCGTCTGTTCGCCTACAGCGACTTCGAACTCAATGACGACGGTTCGCTGAAGCTCGACGGTGCCGGCAATCCTATCCTCCTCGAAGGCATTCCTCATCAGAATGCCGGTGCTGCAGCCGTATGGCCTGGTGACATCAAGTACGTTGACGTGAACGACGATAAGGTTATCGACGACAAGGATGAAGGCTTCATCGGTGGCACACTCAACCCACGTATCGTCTATGGTTTCGGTGGCGTTGTCAGCTGGAAGAGCCTCGACCTGAACTTCTTCTTCCAGGGTTCTGGCGACATGTACCGCATCATTGGTGGTCAGCCTTACTTCCTCCCTGGTGGCGGTACCACAACCGAGGGTAATGCTTACTCTATGTATATCAACGACCGCTGGACCGACGACAACCAGGATCCCTATGCTTTCTGGCCTCGTCTGACCTATGGTCCTAACAAGAACAACTACCGTGCTTCTACATGGTGGAAGAAGAACATGAGCTTCCTGCGCTGTAAGACCATCGAGATTGGCTACACTCTGCCTAAGGAGTGGATCGAGCCTATCTATGGCAAGAGCTGCCGCGTGTTTGTCAGCGGCAACAACCTGTTCTGCCTCTCTTCATTCAAGTTGTGGGACCCCGAGATTTCAACCAGCAACGGTCTGAACTACCCGCTCAACCGCTCTGTTATGTTTGGTCTGGATATCACATTCTAA